Below is a window of Vicinamibacteria bacterium DNA.
TTGTAACGGTACACCAGACTATTCGATACCAGGCCGCCGCGGGTGGGAGGTTCCAGCACGGCTTCCAGAGTCATGAGGTTTCGCGGGTCCGTGGGAGATAGAAAGAACACCATGGACATTAGCAGATTCGCCGCATCCAGGGAGTCACCGTCGAACGACTGCACGAAGGTGTTTCGGTCCCGATTCCAGCCACGGCTCATAATCTCCTCGTAGATCCGGTCCCGCACGTCGAGCCAGCGATCCCGATCCGTAGGAAACGAGCGCTTGTCAGCGAGGCGCAAACCTCGGTCGAGGGCGACCCAGCACATGAGCTTGGAGTACACGAAGTGGCGACGGCCGCCCCGCACTTCCCAGATGCCTTCGTCCTCGAGTCCCCAGTGATCGGCAACCCAATCGACGAGCCTTCGGAGATGACGCCACAAATCATAGGAAATCGGTGAGCCATACTTGTTGTAGAGATAGACCGAGTCCATGAGCTCGCCATAGATGTCGAGCTGCAGCTGATCATAGGCGGCATTCCCCACCCGAACCGGGCCCGAGCCGCGGTAGCCTTCCAGATGATCCAGAATCTCCTCGTCGAGGCGATGGCGGCCGTCGATTCCATACATGATGTGGAGCGATCCGTCGGGCTCGAGCTCGTGGCATCGGGCTTCGAGCCAATCCATGAACCGGGCTGCCTCGGAGGTGAATCCCACCCTCAGTAACGCGTACAGAGTGAAGGCGGCATCACGAATCCAGGTGTAGCGATAATCCCAATTGCGCTCACCTCCCAGCTCCTCGGGAAGACTGCAGGTCGGCGCGGCGACGATGGCGCCGGTAGGCTCGAACGTCAGGAGCTTGAGCGCGAGCGCGGACCGGTGCACCACTTCTCTCCATCGGCCGCGGTAGGTGCATTGGGACAACCAATGGAGCCAGTAGTCCACGGTGCTCTGGATCCTCTCCTCCGCCTCTCGTTCGCCGAACAGACCGCCGCAACCCGAGTCTTTCTCGACGCGTCCGAGAACGAAGACGGCGCTCTCGCCTTCCAGAAGCTCGAACTCGGCAACCACACCCTGCTTCCA
It encodes the following:
- a CDS encoding glycoside hydrolase family 15 protein — its product is KGGHFRIAPPDAADVRYKQFYWPETNVLITRFLSHDGVGQVTDFMPVGLPAESQGRHQLVRRVQVVRGTMRFRMECLPAFDYARQEHGTIIEDAGACFHTPSLSLGLGTGRKLERWKQGVVAEFELLEGESAVFVLGRVEKDSGCGGLFGEREAEERIQSTVDYWLHWLSQCTYRGRWREVVHRSALALKLLTFEPTGAIVAAPTCSLPEELGGERNWDYRYTWIRDAAFTLYALLRVGFTSEAARFMDWLEARCHELEPDGSLHIMYGIDGRHRLDEEILDHLEGYRGSGPVRVGNAAYDQLQLDIYGELMDSVYLYNKYGSPISYDLWRHLRRLVDWVADHWGLEDEGIWEVRGGRRHFVYSKLMCWVALDRGLRLADKRSFPTDRDRWLDVRDRIYEEIMSRGWNRDRNTFVQSFDGDSLDAANLLMSMVFFLSPTDPRNLMTLEAVLEPPTRGGLVSNSLVYRYNLHETPDGLPGGEGTFNICTFWLVEALTRAGRRDRRWLDRSRVMFEEMLGYANHLGLYAEETGSSGEALGNFPQAFTHLALISAAFNLDRALGASD